The Ornithinimicrobium faecis genome includes a window with the following:
- the mraY gene encoding phospho-N-acetylmuramoyl-pentapeptide-transferase, whose product MVTIVLAAGISMIVALFGTPLFIKFLVRRQYGQFIRDDGPTSHHTKRGTPTMGGAVIIAATLIGYAGAHAIIWTIDATGLMDFGGSSMSISGLLVLFLMAGLGLVGFADDFTKISKERSLGLRSHEKLIGQTTVAVIFAVLALQFPGDAFRTPASTAVSFVRDLPLDFAVFGTVGGLIAFVIWANVMIAGASNGVNLVDGLDGLATGASVMAFGGYVLIGIWQFNQNCQITPGPNCYDVRDAHDLAVVAACIAGACFGFLWWNASPAKIFMGDTGSLALGGALAGLAITTHTQLLMILMGGLFVIVTMSVIIQVTSFKLTGKRVFRMAPLHHHFELLGWHEVTIVVRFWIVQGLCVAAALGIFYAEWVVSL is encoded by the coding sequence ATGGTGACGATCGTCCTGGCGGCCGGGATCTCGATGATCGTGGCCCTGTTCGGCACGCCGCTGTTCATCAAGTTCCTGGTGCGGCGCCAATACGGCCAGTTCATCCGCGACGACGGCCCGACCAGCCACCACACGAAGCGCGGCACCCCGACCATGGGTGGCGCGGTGATCATCGCCGCCACCCTGATCGGCTATGCCGGCGCGCACGCCATCATCTGGACCATCGACGCCACCGGGCTGATGGACTTTGGCGGCAGCTCGATGAGCATCAGCGGTCTGCTCGTGCTCTTCCTGATGGCCGGGCTGGGGCTGGTGGGCTTCGCCGACGACTTCACCAAGATCTCCAAGGAGCGCAGCCTGGGCCTGCGCTCCCACGAGAAGCTCATCGGACAGACCACGGTCGCGGTGATCTTTGCCGTGCTGGCGCTGCAGTTCCCCGGCGACGCCTTCCGCACCCCGGCCAGCACCGCCGTCAGCTTCGTGCGTGACCTGCCCCTGGACTTCGCGGTGTTCGGCACCGTCGGCGGCCTGATCGCGTTTGTCATCTGGGCCAACGTGATGATCGCCGGGGCCTCCAACGGGGTGAACCTGGTCGACGGGCTCGACGGCCTGGCCACCGGCGCCTCGGTGATGGCCTTCGGCGGCTATGTGCTGATCGGCATCTGGCAGTTCAACCAGAACTGCCAGATCACCCCCGGGCCGAACTGTTATGACGTGCGCGACGCCCACGACCTGGCCGTGGTCGCCGCCTGCATCGCCGGCGCCTGCTTCGGCTTCCTGTGGTGGAACGCCTCACCGGCCAAGATCTTCATGGGCGACACCGGCTCCCTGGCCCTCGGTGGCGCGCTGGCCGGTCTGGCGATCACCACCCACACCCAGCTGCTGATGATCCTGATGGGCGGCCTGTTCGTCATCGTGACGATGTCGGTGATCATCCAGGTCACCTCGTTCAAACTGACCGGCAAACGGGTCTTCCGGATGGCGCCGCTGCACCACCACTTTGAGCTGCTCGGGTGGCACGAGGTCACCATCGTGGTCCGCTTCTGGATCGTGCAGGGGCTGTGCGTGGCGGCCGCCCTGGGCATCTTCTATGCCGAGTGGGTGGTGTCGCTGTGA
- the murD gene encoding UDP-N-acetylmuramoyl-L-alanine--D-glutamate ligase yields MSERVAGLTSRESDWAGLRTVVTGLGVSGFAAADALLERGAQVIVVDAGNGSTDQAERARILEILRADVRLGPEHVTDLPSYAEGPVDLVVTSPGWRPDQPVLAAAASVGIPIWGEVELAWRMRSAAGGAPWLTVTGTNGKTTTVQMLASILRAAGLRTIAAGNVGTPILEAIMDPEPYDVIAVELSSFQLHWSESISALASCVLNVAPDHLDWHGGLDAYAAAKAKIYEHTQVACVYNHDDLATETMVEEADVIEGCRAIGFTLGTPHRSMLGLVEDVLADRAFIEERESSAAELATLRDVPGGADGAPPPHLVADALAAAALARAAGVPPAAVQAGLRAFVPDTHRITEVGAVDGVRFVNDSKATNPHAAAASLSAYEHIVWIAGGQLKGAEVDDLVAGAAGRLRGAVLLGQDRDQIAAALTRHAPQIPVVEVPSADTSDVTVVMDEAIEAALSLAEPGDVVLLAPAAASLDMFAHYGARGDIFTQAVRRRAGQGES; encoded by the coding sequence GTGAGCGAGCGGGTGGCCGGGCTGACCTCCCGGGAGTCCGACTGGGCCGGGCTGCGCACCGTGGTGACCGGCCTCGGGGTCAGCGGGTTTGCCGCAGCCGACGCGCTGCTCGAGCGCGGCGCCCAGGTGATCGTCGTGGACGCCGGCAACGGCTCCACGGACCAGGCTGAGCGCGCCCGCATCCTGGAGATCCTGCGCGCCGACGTGCGACTGGGTCCCGAGCACGTCACCGACCTTCCCTCGTATGCCGAGGGGCCAGTGGACCTGGTCGTCACCTCTCCCGGCTGGCGCCCAGACCAACCGGTGCTGGCCGCGGCGGCGAGTGTCGGCATACCGATCTGGGGGGAGGTTGAGCTGGCCTGGCGGATGCGCTCGGCCGCCGGGGGAGCGCCGTGGCTGACCGTCACCGGCACCAACGGCAAGACCACCACCGTGCAGATGCTCGCCTCGATCCTGCGGGCGGCGGGGCTGCGCACGATCGCCGCCGGCAACGTGGGCACGCCGATCCTCGAGGCGATCATGGACCCCGAGCCCTATGACGTGATCGCCGTCGAGCTGTCCAGCTTTCAGCTGCACTGGTCGGAGTCGATCTCCGCGCTGGCCTCGTGCGTGCTCAACGTGGCCCCCGACCACCTCGACTGGCACGGCGGGCTGGACGCCTATGCCGCGGCCAAGGCCAAGATCTATGAGCACACCCAGGTGGCGTGCGTCTATAACCACGATGACTTGGCCACCGAGACGATGGTCGAGGAGGCCGACGTCATCGAGGGCTGCCGGGCGATCGGCTTCACGCTCGGCACGCCGCACCGCTCGATGCTCGGGCTGGTCGAGGACGTGCTGGCCGACCGGGCCTTCATCGAGGAGCGCGAGTCCTCGGCCGCCGAGCTGGCCACGCTGCGCGACGTGCCCGGGGGCGCCGACGGGGCACCACCGCCGCACCTGGTCGCCGACGCCCTCGCGGCCGCCGCGCTGGCGCGCGCTGCTGGCGTGCCGCCGGCCGCGGTGCAGGCCGGGCTGCGTGCTTTCGTGCCCGACACCCACCGGATCACCGAGGTCGGTGCGGTGGACGGCGTCCGGTTTGTCAACGACTCCAAGGCCACCAACCCGCACGCCGCGGCCGCGTCGCTCTCTGCCTATGAGCACATCGTGTGGATCGCCGGCGGTCAGCTCAAGGGCGCCGAGGTCGACGACCTGGTCGCCGGGGCGGCCGGTCGACTGCGCGGGGCCGTGCTGCTGGGGCAGGACCGCGACCAGATCGCGGCGGCACTGACCCGACACGCGCCGCAGATCCCCGTCGTGGAGGTGCCCAGCGCCGACACTAGTGATGTGACGGTTGTGATGGATGAGGCGATTGAGGCAGCCCTGAGCCTGGCTGAGCCAGGCGACGTGGTGCTGCTCGCGCCCGCCGCGGCGTCGCTGGACATGTTCGCGCACTACGGAGCCCGGGGTGACATCTTCACCCAGGCGGTGCGACGAAGGGCCGGGCAGGGCGAGTCATGA
- a CDS encoding FtsW/RodA/SpoVE family cell cycle protein: protein MTTWPIRRDEQGRESVAAGIGERLRSPVAPYYLLLTATGLLVSIGLVMVLSASSVGSYQSSGNSYKVFLNQLMFAGMGIVLGLIASRIPVRVWKWLAPWGMLGAIGLQALVFSPLGTDFQGNRNWISLAGFTLQPSEFGKVALVVFGAAVLTKKRKVLGRISHVLIPFVFPGAFLLIGLVLAGHDLGTVLILVAITGGMMFGAGVQARYFVAVAGLAAAGAAYMAVGSANRMERIQAWIGNICVNPDVQGCFQKVHAEYALADGGWWGLGLGGSKEKWGLLPEPHNDFILAIIGEELGLPGTLTVMLLFVVIAYACYRIVVTSTDFFVRIAAVGIMVWLVAQAMLNIGSVIGMLPIIGVPLPLVSSGGSALIAALIGMGILLSLARSLPGAKASLGSKPSLLRRTLAVVPAPRLRRR from the coding sequence ATGACGACGTGGCCGATCCGCCGCGATGAGCAGGGGCGGGAGTCGGTCGCCGCCGGCATCGGAGAGCGGCTGCGCTCGCCCGTGGCGCCCTACTATCTGCTGCTGACCGCCACCGGACTGCTGGTCTCGATCGGTCTGGTCATGGTCCTGTCGGCCAGCAGCGTCGGGTCCTATCAGTCCTCCGGCAACTCCTACAAGGTCTTCCTCAACCAGTTGATGTTTGCTGGGATGGGCATCGTGCTGGGCCTGATCGCCAGCCGGATCCCGGTGCGGGTCTGGAAGTGGCTGGCGCCCTGGGGCATGCTCGGCGCGATCGGCCTGCAGGCGCTGGTGTTCTCCCCGCTGGGGACGGACTTCCAGGGCAACCGCAACTGGATCAGCCTGGCCGGCTTCACCCTGCAGCCCTCCGAGTTTGGCAAGGTCGCCCTGGTCGTGTTCGGCGCCGCGGTGCTGACCAAGAAGCGCAAGGTGCTCGGGCGGATCAGCCACGTGCTCATCCCGTTTGTCTTCCCCGGGGCCTTCCTGCTGATCGGGCTGGTCCTGGCCGGCCACGACCTGGGCACCGTGCTGATCCTGGTGGCCATCACCGGCGGCATGATGTTCGGTGCCGGGGTGCAGGCGCGCTATTTCGTCGCCGTCGCCGGGCTGGCGGCTGCGGGCGCGGCCTACATGGCCGTCGGCAGCGCCAACCGGATGGAGCGCATCCAGGCCTGGATCGGCAACATCTGCGTCAACCCCGACGTGCAGGGCTGCTTCCAGAAGGTCCACGCGGAGTATGCCCTCGCCGACGGCGGCTGGTGGGGCCTGGGCCTGGGTGGCAGCAAGGAAAAGTGGGGCCTGCTGCCTGAGCCGCACAATGACTTCATCCTCGCGATCATCGGCGAGGAGCTGGGCCTGCCCGGCACGCTGACCGTGATGCTGCTGTTTGTGGTCATCGCCTATGCCTGCTATCGCATCGTGGTGACCAGCACCGACTTCTTTGTGCGCATCGCGGCCGTCGGGATCATGGTCTGGCTGGTCGCGCAGGCGATGCTCAACATCGGCTCGGTCATCGGCATGCTGCCGATCATCGGCGTGCCGCTGCCGCTGGTCTCCTCCGGCGGATCGGCCCTGATCGCCGCCCTGATCGGCATGGGGATCCTGCTGTCGCTGGCTCGCTCCCTGCCCGGGGCGAAGGCCTCGCTCGGGAGCAAGCCCTCACTGCTGCGGCGTACCCTGGCAGTGGTGCCGGCTCCCCGGCTCCGGCGACGTTGA
- the murG gene encoding undecaprenyldiphospho-muramoylpentapeptide beta-N-acetylglucosaminyltransferase: MNTPPPSGSASEHSAGARHTALSVVLAGGGSAGHVNPLLATADALRAADPDCRITVLGTADGLEARLVPERGYRLELVPKVPFPRRPNTAALKFPVTLRRSITRAADLIREAQADVVVGFGGYVATPAYLAARRTRTPIVIHEQNARPGLANKLGARFTAHVATTFPSTPLPGAEVIGLPMRAEIADLDRAELREEGLAHFGLRDDRTTLLVFGGSLGAQRLNQAFGQAADDLRAAGVQVLHLTGGGKSVDLTESDTDGAGTGETPYVAVDYTDRMDLAYAVADLVVARAGAGTVCELTAVGLPAIYVPLPIGNGEQRLNAQDVVAAGGGLLVDDASVTPQWARESVLPLLADRDRLAQMADAAAVMGNRDAAEVLAQRVISAARRSTA; this comes from the coding sequence ATGAACACCCCACCCCCCTCGGGCTCGGCCTCCGAGCACTCAGCCGGTGCTCGGCATACGGCCCTGTCAGTCGTGCTGGCCGGTGGCGGCTCGGCCGGTCACGTCAACCCACTGCTGGCCACCGCCGACGCCCTGCGCGCCGCCGACCCGGACTGCCGCATCACGGTCCTGGGGACCGCCGACGGACTGGAGGCACGCCTGGTGCCCGAGCGCGGCTATCGCCTCGAGCTGGTGCCCAAGGTGCCCTTCCCGCGCCGCCCCAACACTGCGGCGCTGAAGTTCCCGGTGACGCTGCGCCGCTCGATCACCCGCGCCGCCGACCTGATCCGCGAGGCGCAGGCCGACGTGGTCGTCGGCTTCGGTGGCTATGTGGCCACGCCGGCCTATCTGGCCGCGCGCCGCACCCGCACGCCGATCGTCATCCACGAGCAGAACGCGCGCCCCGGGCTGGCCAACAAGCTCGGCGCCCGGTTCACCGCCCACGTGGCCACCACCTTTCCCAGCACGCCGCTGCCGGGTGCCGAGGTGATCGGGCTGCCGATGCGCGCCGAGATCGCCGACCTGGACCGCGCCGAGCTGCGCGAGGAGGGGCTGGCGCACTTCGGGCTGCGCGACGACCGCACCACGCTGCTGGTCTTTGGCGGCTCCCTGGGCGCCCAGCGGCTCAACCAGGCCTTCGGCCAGGCCGCCGACGACCTGCGCGCCGCCGGGGTGCAGGTGCTGCACCTGACCGGCGGTGGCAAGAGCGTGGACCTGACGGAGTCGGACACGGACGGTGCTGGCACGGGGGAGACCCCCTATGTGGCCGTCGACTACACCGACCGGATGGACCTGGCGTATGCCGTGGCTGACCTGGTCGTCGCCCGCGCCGGGGCAGGGACCGTGTGTGAGCTGACCGCGGTCGGGTTGCCGGCGATCTATGTGCCGCTGCCGATCGGCAACGGTGAGCAGCGCCTCAACGCCCAGGACGTCGTGGCCGCCGGTGGCGGGCTGCTCGTCGACGACGCCTCGGTCACCCCGCAGTGGGCGCGCGAGAGCGTCCTGCCGCTGCTGGCCGATCGCGACCGCCTCGCGCAGATGGCTGACGCCGCTGCGGTGATGGGCAACCGGGACGCCGCCGAGGTGCTGGCACAGCGGGTCATCTCGGCAGCGCGGAGATCCACGGCATGA
- the murC gene encoding UDP-N-acetylmuramate--L-alanine ligase, translated as MTSGVNDRFDFTAPVPPVADLGPVHFIAIGGSGMSGVARMFLAAGVAVSGSDARDSATLRALEAEGAAVFVGQAPENLSADVQTVVISSAIRESNPELAAARERGLRVLHRAQGIAALLPGRAAVAVAGANGKTTTSGMLTVALQHSGADPAYVLGSQLTTDDGRGTNAAPGTGPFVIEADESDGSFLTYHPDVAIVTNIKPDHLDFYGDLATIEATFVRFAKTIAADGLLVAAADDRGAATLAATHHEAGGAVATFGTDESADVWLTELRPDAMTATAHLTWQRDLTAPNGTTVAAGTTRTLSVPMPGAHNLANAAAALVAATAGLGQDLDAVLAGLAAYPGTHRRFERVGEAAGVLVIDDYAHNPDKVAAVVRAGRGLVDTGGGRLVVLFQPHLFSRTRDFAADFAAGLSGADVVVLLDVFAAREDPIEGVSGASIADLVDGPEVHYVPERDAVVETVAGLLQQGDLVLTVGAGDITELGAPLVARLTERGAQ; from the coding sequence ATGACGTCGGGAGTCAACGACCGGTTCGACTTCACCGCCCCGGTGCCACCGGTGGCCGACCTCGGACCGGTCCACTTCATCGCCATCGGCGGCTCCGGCATGTCCGGGGTCGCGCGGATGTTCCTGGCCGCCGGCGTGGCCGTCTCTGGCTCGGATGCGCGGGACTCGGCGACGCTGCGGGCCCTGGAGGCCGAGGGGGCGGCGGTCTTCGTCGGTCAGGCGCCCGAGAACCTGTCGGCGGATGTCCAGACCGTCGTGATCTCCTCGGCCATCCGCGAGAGCAACCCCGAGCTCGCTGCCGCACGGGAGCGGGGCCTGCGGGTGCTGCACCGCGCCCAGGGCATCGCCGCGCTGCTGCCGGGGCGGGCCGCCGTGGCTGTGGCCGGTGCCAACGGCAAGACGACCACCTCCGGCATGCTGACCGTCGCCCTGCAGCACTCGGGGGCCGACCCGGCCTATGTCCTGGGCTCGCAGTTGACCACGGACGACGGGCGCGGCACCAACGCTGCTCCGGGGACCGGGCCGTTCGTGATCGAGGCCGACGAGAGTGACGGGTCGTTCCTGACCTATCACCCCGACGTCGCGATCGTCACCAACATCAAGCCGGATCACCTGGACTTCTATGGTGACCTGGCGACCATCGAGGCGACCTTCGTGCGCTTTGCCAAGACGATCGCGGCCGACGGGCTGCTGGTGGCCGCGGCCGATGACCGTGGCGCTGCCACGCTGGCCGCGACCCACCACGAGGCCGGGGGAGCGGTGGCCACGTTTGGCACCGACGAGAGCGCCGACGTGTGGCTGACCGAGCTGCGCCCCGATGCGATGACCGCGACCGCGCACCTGACCTGGCAGCGCGACCTGACCGCCCCCAACGGCACGACTGTGGCGGCCGGGACGACCCGCACGCTGAGCGTGCCGATGCCGGGCGCCCACAACCTGGCCAACGCCGCGGCCGCACTGGTGGCGGCCACTGCAGGCCTCGGGCAGGACCTGGACGCCGTCCTGGCGGGCCTGGCGGCCTATCCGGGCACCCACCGCCGCTTCGAGCGCGTGGGCGAGGCAGCCGGCGTGTTGGTGATCGACGACTATGCCCACAACCCGGACAAGGTGGCCGCTGTGGTGCGTGCCGGACGCGGCCTGGTGGACACCGGCGGGGGACGCCTGGTCGTGCTCTTCCAGCCGCACCTGTTCTCGCGCACCCGCGACTTTGCCGCCGACTTCGCCGCCGGGCTGTCGGGCGCCGATGTCGTGGTGCTGCTGGACGTCTTCGCCGCCCGCGAGGACCCGATCGAGGGCGTCAGCGGAGCGAGCATCGCCGACCTGGTGGACGGCCCCGAGGTGCACTATGTGCCTGAGCGGGACGCCGTCGTGGAGACGGTCGCCGGGCTGCTGCAGCAGGGCGATCTGGTGCTGACCGTGGGTGCCGGGGACATCACCGAGCTCGGCGCCCCGCTGGTGGCCCGTCTGACCGAGCGCGGTGCCCAGTGA
- a CDS encoding cell division protein FtsQ/DivIB produces the protein MTSKKDRDLNKTSRSEKARTYRWGKRKGQPKAHPRLRQRAAEVRRRPWRVVAALAVVLALVGAVVFLFGFSSVFEVEEVTVAGAEGELAEGAQEAAQTQLGTPLARVDGEAVEALVLEDLRIATAEVGRNWPSGLTLDLTLREPALAIKQSGVKDIQLVDAAGVVYDSVKEAPKGVPSAQVKMTGDDLDPGHLVALQGLRDSLPESVADESAALTLTKTGDIQFTVGNIEVVWGDGSNSQLKGRVLEGLLDQEGLDPDADVPAAGPMRIDLSTPATPVVTGLSIQQPED, from the coding sequence GTGACCAGCAAGAAGGACCGAGACCTCAACAAGACGTCGAGGTCTGAGAAGGCTCGCACCTATCGCTGGGGCAAGCGCAAGGGGCAGCCCAAGGCGCACCCTCGACTGCGGCAGCGTGCGGCGGAGGTGCGGCGTCGCCCGTGGCGTGTGGTGGCTGCCCTGGCGGTGGTGCTCGCGCTGGTTGGCGCCGTGGTCTTCCTGTTCGGCTTCTCGAGCGTCTTTGAGGTCGAGGAGGTCACCGTGGCCGGCGCCGAGGGCGAGCTTGCTGAGGGCGCCCAGGAGGCTGCGCAGACGCAACTTGGCACGCCGCTGGCGCGGGTCGACGGCGAGGCCGTGGAGGCACTCGTGCTGGAGGACCTGCGGATCGCCACGGCCGAGGTGGGCCGCAACTGGCCCTCGGGGCTCACCCTCGACCTGACGTTGCGTGAGCCTGCGCTGGCCATCAAGCAGAGCGGCGTCAAGGACATCCAGCTCGTGGACGCCGCCGGCGTGGTCTATGACAGCGTCAAGGAGGCACCCAAGGGGGTCCCGAGCGCCCAGGTGAAGATGACGGGCGACGACCTCGACCCGGGCCACCTGGTGGCGCTGCAGGGGCTGCGGGACTCCCTGCCTGAGTCCGTGGCCGATGAGTCTGCTGCGCTGACGCTGACCAAGACCGGTGACATCCAGTTCACCGTGGGCAACATCGAGGTCGTGTGGGGCGACGGCAGCAACAGCCAGCTCAAGGGCCGTGTGCTCGAGGGCCTGCTCGACCAGGAGGGCCTGGATCCCGATGCAGACGTCCCCGCCGCGGGGCCGATGCGGATCGATCTGAGCACCCCGGCAACGCCGGTGGTGACCGGTCTGAGCATCCAGCAGCCGGAGGACTAG
- the ftsZ gene encoding cell division protein FtsZ: MSSAQNYLAVIKVVGIGGGGVNAINRMIDVGLKGVEFIAINTDAQALLMSDADVKLDVGRELTRGLGAGADPEVGRKAAEDHMEEIEEALRGADMVFVTAGEGGGTGTGGAPVVAKVAKSLGALTIGVVTRPFTFEGRRRANQAETGIGSLREEVDTLIVIPNDRLLSISDRQVSMLDAFRSADQVLLSGVQGITDLITTPGLINLDFADVKSVMQGAGSALMGIGSARGEDRAVQAAELAISSPLLEASIEGAHGVLLSVQGGSDLGLFEINEAARLVQEAAHPEANIIFGAVIDDSLGDEVRVTVIAAGFDGGAPMQRSDDRALGQVQAGGTNRPPAQQGQPQQGQPQQRPAQQPQQGQPARAPQQAPAQQGQPQQQPAQAPQGQPQAAPAQQGQPRPQQGQPAAQPQQPPRQPQPVTFDDSDDLDVPDFLK; this comes from the coding sequence GTGTCCTCAGCGCAGAACTACCTGGCCGTCATCAAGGTCGTCGGCATCGGCGGCGGTGGCGTCAACGCCATCAACCGGATGATCGATGTCGGCCTCAAGGGCGTCGAGTTCATCGCCATCAACACTGACGCCCAGGCGCTGCTGATGAGTGATGCCGACGTCAAGCTCGACGTGGGCCGTGAGCTCACCCGTGGTCTCGGCGCCGGCGCCGACCCGGAGGTCGGCCGCAAGGCTGCAGAGGACCACATGGAGGAGATCGAGGAGGCCCTGCGCGGCGCCGACATGGTCTTCGTGACCGCCGGCGAGGGTGGTGGCACCGGCACGGGTGGCGCGCCGGTCGTGGCCAAGGTCGCCAAGTCTCTCGGCGCGCTGACCATCGGTGTGGTCACCCGCCCGTTCACCTTCGAGGGCCGCCGCCGCGCCAACCAGGCCGAGACCGGCATCGGCAGCCTCCGCGAGGAGGTCGACACCCTGATCGTCATCCCGAACGACCGGCTGCTGTCGATCTCCGACCGCCAGGTCTCCATGCTCGATGCCTTCCGCAGCGCCGACCAGGTCCTGCTCTCTGGTGTCCAGGGCATCACCGACCTGATCACGACCCCGGGTCTGATCAACCTCGACTTCGCCGACGTCAAGTCGGTCATGCAGGGGGCCGGCTCGGCCCTGATGGGCATCGGCTCGGCCCGCGGTGAGGACCGCGCCGTCCAGGCCGCCGAACTCGCGATCTCCAGCCCGCTGCTCGAGGCCTCCATCGAGGGCGCCCACGGTGTGCTGCTCTCTGTGCAGGGTGGCTCCGACCTCGGTCTGTTCGAGATCAACGAGGCAGCCCGACTGGTGCAGGAGGCCGCGCACCCCGAGGCCAACATCATCTTCGGTGCCGTCATCGACGACTCGCTCGGAGATGAGGTGCGCGTCACCGTGATTGCCGCCGGCTTCGACGGGGGAGCGCCCATGCAGCGCTCCGACGACAGGGCACTCGGCCAGGTGCAGGCAGGTGGGACCAATCGTCCTCCGGCGCAACAGGGTCAGCCCCAGCAGGGTCAGCCGCAGCAGCGCCCGGCACAGCAGCCTCAGCAGGGCCAGCCCGCCCGTGCGCCACAGCAGGCGCCCGCGCAGCAGGGACAGCCCCAGCAGCAGCCCGCACAGGCTCCTCAGGGGCAGCCGCAGGCCGCTCCGGCCCAGCAGGGTCAGCCGAGGCCTCAGCAGGGCCAGCCGGCCGCCCAGCCGCAGCAGCCGCCGCGTCAGCCCCAGCCGGTGACGTTCGACGACTCCGACGACCTGGACGTGCCCGACTTCCTCAAGTGA
- a CDS encoding Flp family type IVb pilin: MLAIEYFLGAVRDKFEDKEKGATAVEYGLLVALIAAVIVGVVALLGGKILTAFTKVNSALPGT; the protein is encoded by the coding sequence ATGCTCGCTATTGAGTACTTCCTAGGTGCCGTTCGCGACAAGTTCGAGGACAAGGAGAAGGGCGCGACGGCCGTGGAGTACGGCCTCCTCGTGGCCCTGATTGCTGCGGTCATCGTCGGTGTTGTTGCCCTGCTCGGAGGTAAGATTCTGACTGCCTTCACCAAGGTGAACTCCGCGCTGCCCGGCACCTGA
- a CDS encoding TadE/TadG family type IV pilus assembly protein yields MELLFRGQRDLGAAAVEFALVALMLVMILFGTIEFGRFWMIQSSLSQIAREGVREMAINGQEGPTSANKLMADRVLALNLEVAPAVSADAPGGKCSVGETATAVITASGVSTMTGIDFWGAIDLKGKAEMRCGG; encoded by the coding sequence ATGGAGCTGTTGTTCAGAGGTCAGCGAGACTTGGGCGCGGCTGCTGTCGAGTTCGCCTTGGTCGCCCTGATGCTCGTCATGATCCTCTTTGGGACGATCGAGTTCGGCCGGTTCTGGATGATCCAGTCGTCCCTGTCCCAGATTGCCCGCGAAGGCGTTCGTGAGATGGCCATCAATGGTCAAGAAGGTCCCACCTCGGCGAACAAGCTGATGGCCGACCGCGTCCTAGCACTCAACCTCGAGGTCGCACCGGCCGTCTCGGCAGATGCCCCTGGTGGAAAATGCTCCGTGGGCGAGACCGCGACAGCTGTCATTACCGCGTCGGGGGTCTCCACGATGACAGGCATCGACTTCTGGGGTGCCATCGACCTCAAGGGAAAGGCTGAGATGAGATGCGGCGGTTGA
- a CDS encoding TadE/TadG family type IV pilus assembly protein, whose product MRRLTRLFRSDAERGATAIVVALLMTVILGFAGLAIDLGASYAKHTELQTGADAAALALAQGFGTDKCKKTGSVTSEATTWVQGNVLNDSGAAHGDPECLAVNRVKVVADATLDHWFMPVVGKSSSDLTADATVEWGKPVAGTTVPLTISACSFEKQVNKPDLNKMVTIWLPKPNGEGEDCDWHDDYPSGGFGVLDNTACKTEIAVPAWEVGSAPGGSGWSNCEDMGPMGQVHLFPIYDAYEKQGQQATYHLKQFAAFELHGIKFQQGSTKTYGDCSDGVPSTPPEWAGKEQNASCIVGKFLKYVELEDVDFEIVAPKSSDTTIIIRLID is encoded by the coding sequence ATGCGGCGGTTGACCCGGCTTTTCCGTAGTGATGCCGAGCGCGGAGCGACCGCGATCGTCGTTGCTCTCCTGATGACTGTGATCCTCGGATTCGCCGGCCTCGCGATCGATCTCGGCGCCTCATATGCCAAGCACACAGAGCTCCAGACTGGCGCCGACGCCGCGGCTCTCGCTCTAGCGCAGGGCTTCGGCACCGATAAGTGTAAGAAGACAGGCAGTGTCACCTCGGAAGCCACGACGTGGGTCCAGGGCAACGTGCTTAACGACAGCGGTGCCGCGCACGGTGATCCTGAGTGCCTTGCGGTCAATAGAGTCAAGGTTGTCGCAGACGCAACGCTGGATCACTGGTTCATGCCCGTCGTGGGTAAGTCCAGCAGTGACCTGACTGCCGACGCTACGGTCGAGTGGGGCAAGCCTGTTGCTGGGACCACGGTGCCTCTGACGATCTCTGCCTGCAGCTTCGAGAAGCAAGTAAATAAGCCAGATTTGAACAAGATGGTTACCATCTGGCTGCCTAAGCCCAACGGTGAGGGCGAAGATTGTGACTGGCACGATGATTATCCCTCTGGTGGCTTTGGTGTCCTCGATAACACTGCTTGCAAGACAGAGATTGCAGTCCCTGCCTGGGAAGTCGGCTCAGCGCCAGGCGGATCTGGTTGGAGCAACTGCGAAGACATGGGTCCGATGGGCCAAGTGCACCTCTTCCCAATCTATGATGCCTACGAGAAGCAGGGGCAACAGGCGACCTATCACCTGAAGCAGTTCGCGGCCTTCGAGTTACATGGAATCAAGTTTCAGCAAGGCAGTACTAAAACCTATGGAGACTGCTCCGATGGTGTTCCGTCCACGCCGCCAGAGTGGGCCGGCAAGGAGCAGAATGCGTCATGTATCGTAGGGAAGTTCCTTAAGTATGTGGAATTGGAAGACGTTGACTTCGAGATTGTTGCCCCTAAGTCTAGTGACACCACAATTATTATTCGTCTGATCGACTGA